One genomic segment of Pseudoalteromonas sp. GCY includes these proteins:
- a CDS encoding TIGR02444 family protein yields the protein MLSREDFWQFACEFYSRPQMQSRLLNLQDAAGKNINLCLLLCYLDTLALTITPDTLAALVQTAKQFDQAVLQPQRAIRHTLKAHHQDYQDYKKLRSAMLAAELELEKRQQALLLETLKRFSFAPLQLSSNVLLYLSQSEYDALFNTTDF from the coding sequence ATGCTAAGTCGTGAAGACTTTTGGCAGTTTGCCTGTGAATTCTACAGCCGCCCGCAGATGCAATCGCGGCTGCTGAATTTGCAAGATGCTGCAGGCAAAAATATCAACCTGTGCCTGTTACTTTGTTACCTCGACACTTTAGCACTGACGATTACCCCCGACACCCTAGCCGCGCTGGTACAGACTGCTAAGCAATTTGACCAAGCGGTGTTACAACCTCAACGCGCGATCCGCCATACCCTAAAAGCACATCATCAAGACTACCAAGACTACAAAAAGTTGCGTTCAGCGATGCTGGCTGCAGAGCTTGAGCTTGAAAAGCGCCAGCAAGCGCTATTATTGGAGACATTAAAACGCTTTTCGTTTGCGCCATTGCAATTAAGTAGCAATGTGCTGCTCTATTTGAGCCAGAGTGAGTACGACGCTTTATTCAATACGACTGACTTCTAA
- a CDS encoding YheV family putative zinc ribbon protein, with amino-acid sequence MKVKKRFIAGASCPECQKIDVMMLYKEHDVEKVECVECGHVMSQPKDAVQASTRQFEQVIGVFKPE; translated from the coding sequence TTGAAAGTTAAGAAGCGTTTTATTGCAGGGGCAAGTTGTCCAGAATGCCAAAAAATCGACGTAATGATGCTCTACAAAGAGCATGATGTCGAAAAAGTTGAATGTGTTGAGTGTGGCCACGTAATGTCACAGCCGAAAGACGCAGTACAGGCTTCTACACGCCAGTTTGAGCAAGTCATTGGGGTGTTCAAACCGGAGTGA
- a CDS encoding hydrolase, translating into MNQAMKTITADNYEFKPAWWMRNRHAQTILPRFFRPRLQVPVDYETLDTPDDDFLELAWAKHGDKSAPLVVVLHGLEGNINSFYAKGLLKALVHHGFDAVLMHFRNCSREVNRQARAYHSGETSDLGFFIDTLKARFPKRPLFAVGFSLGGNVLAKYLGETKSQSGLEAGVVVSAPYHLSSSCQVIRKSCFKLYQKYLLDRMKKSFSRKLDTIQSQIKIDKPALYAIDDLWQFDDKITAPLHGFNGAEDYYAQASSQPYLTQITTPTLLIHAEDDPMLSSQAVPTAAQVNSPVTLAVSQHGGHVGFISGSNPLKPKFWLESVIPQYLQQIYSKAK; encoded by the coding sequence ATGAATCAAGCCATGAAAACAATAACAGCCGATAATTACGAATTTAAACCCGCTTGGTGGATGCGCAACCGCCACGCCCAAACCATACTTCCGCGATTCTTTAGGCCCAGATTACAGGTGCCCGTCGACTATGAAACACTAGACACACCAGACGATGATTTTCTAGAACTTGCATGGGCAAAACACGGCGATAAATCGGCACCGTTGGTTGTGGTATTGCATGGGCTAGAAGGCAATATCAACAGCTTTTATGCAAAAGGCCTATTAAAAGCGTTGGTACACCATGGTTTTGATGCCGTACTGATGCACTTTCGCAACTGCTCACGTGAAGTAAATCGCCAAGCCAGAGCTTATCATAGCGGCGAAACCTCAGATCTTGGCTTTTTTATAGACACGCTAAAAGCCCGTTTTCCTAAACGGCCATTATTTGCGGTTGGCTTTTCGCTCGGCGGTAATGTACTTGCCAAATACTTGGGAGAAACCAAATCGCAAAGCGGTCTTGAGGCTGGCGTCGTTGTCTCAGCGCCTTATCACCTTTCTTCCTCTTGTCAGGTGATCAGAAAGAGCTGCTTCAAGCTCTATCAAAAATACTTGCTAGACAGGATGAAGAAGTCATTTTCACGTAAGCTAGACACCATCCAGTCGCAAATTAAGATAGACAAGCCTGCCCTTTATGCCATTGACGACCTATGGCAATTTGACGATAAGATAACTGCACCTCTACATGGTTTTAACGGTGCGGAAGACTATTACGCGCAAGCAAGTTCACAGCCCTATTTAACCCAAATCACGACACCAACGCTCCTGATCCACGCCGAAGATGACCCCATGCTATCATCGCAAGCCGTGCCTACAGCCGCTCAGGTTAATTCACCAGTGACACTCGCAGTGAGTCAACACGGTGGTCACGTAGGTTTTATTTCAGGGAGTAACCCCCTTAAACCCAAGTTTTGGCTAGAAAGCGTTATCCCACAATATTTACAGCAAATTTATAGTAAGGCTAAGTAG
- a CDS encoding ATP-binding cassette domain-containing protein: MIQLSDIELLRGSKTLLKQANATLYPQHKAGLVGANGCGKSSLFALLKGELQLDSGDFSIPKDWSIASVKQETPALSISALEYVLQGHPEYYVLRTQLQQAEQDGDGELQAKAHQQLENIKGYSIEAKAGELLHGLGFSNEQIEFAVSDFSGGWRMRLNLAQALIRDADLLLLDEPTNHLDLDAVYWLERFLRAYQGTLVLISHDREFLDAVVGEIWHIDQQQINVYKGHYSQFERQKAERMAQHQALYEKQQETIAHLEKFITRFKAKASKAKQAQSRVKALERMEMLAPAHADSPFNFEFADPTSLPNPLMTLEQAKAGYGDVTILHDIKLNLVPGSRIALLGRNGAGKSTLIKLLAGDLTPQAGEVFQHQGLNVGYFAQHQLESLDLEASAVTHIQRLDPKVPEQLIRDFLGGFAFHGDKALEPVAPFSGGEKARLVLAMLVYQKPNLLLLDEPTNHLDLEMRHALVMALQGFEGAMVTVSHDRHMLKNTADEYYLVDNGTVSQFGYDLDAYYQWLMNANKEQAKPSGSEAEPKQNSNANRKEQKRLEAEFRKTIQPLKKSIEKLEKQLDKLTEQADEIEQALADNNLYTDENKAKLSDLLAKQAKITPELNDTEENLLMALEELEEKQNHFDETGEIC, translated from the coding sequence ATGATCCAACTTTCTGATATCGAGCTACTTCGTGGCAGTAAAACACTGCTAAAACAAGCAAATGCAACGCTTTATCCACAACATAAGGCGGGCCTTGTCGGTGCCAATGGCTGTGGTAAATCATCTCTCTTTGCGCTACTAAAAGGTGAGCTGCAACTCGATTCTGGTGATTTTTCTATTCCAAAAGATTGGTCTATTGCATCTGTAAAACAAGAAACCCCAGCACTCTCCATTAGCGCCCTCGAATATGTACTACAGGGACACCCCGAATACTATGTGTTGAGAACGCAGCTACAACAAGCGGAGCAGGACGGTGATGGTGAACTACAAGCAAAAGCACACCAACAGCTAGAGAACATCAAAGGGTATAGTATTGAAGCCAAAGCGGGTGAACTACTCCATGGCCTTGGTTTTAGCAATGAACAGATTGAGTTTGCCGTTAGCGACTTTTCTGGTGGTTGGCGCATGCGCTTGAACCTTGCGCAAGCGCTGATCCGCGATGCCGATTTATTGCTTCTGGATGAGCCAACCAACCACTTGGACTTGGACGCTGTTTATTGGCTAGAACGCTTTTTGCGCGCCTATCAGGGTACATTAGTGCTTATTTCTCACGACCGCGAATTTTTAGATGCGGTTGTTGGCGAGATTTGGCATATCGACCAACAGCAGATCAATGTTTATAAAGGTCACTATTCTCAGTTTGAGCGTCAAAAAGCAGAGCGCATGGCACAGCACCAAGCGCTTTACGAGAAGCAACAAGAAACGATTGCACATTTAGAGAAGTTTATTACCCGCTTTAAAGCGAAAGCGAGTAAAGCAAAACAAGCGCAAAGTCGTGTGAAGGCCCTTGAACGCATGGAAATGCTCGCGCCCGCTCATGCAGATTCACCATTTAATTTTGAATTTGCAGATCCAACAAGCTTGCCTAATCCATTGATGACACTAGAGCAAGCCAAAGCGGGCTATGGTGACGTTACCATTTTGCATGACATCAAGCTTAATCTGGTCCCAGGTAGCCGTATTGCGTTACTTGGCCGTAACGGCGCTGGTAAATCGACCCTAATCAAGTTACTTGCCGGCGATTTAACCCCACAAGCTGGTGAAGTGTTTCAACACCAAGGGTTAAATGTTGGCTATTTTGCTCAGCATCAGCTTGAATCTCTCGATCTTGAAGCCAGTGCGGTTACCCACATTCAGCGTCTAGACCCTAAAGTGCCAGAGCAGCTTATTCGTGATTTCTTGGGCGGTTTTGCTTTTCATGGTGATAAGGCCCTAGAACCCGTTGCGCCGTTTTCTGGTGGCGAAAAAGCACGACTCGTACTCGCTATGTTGGTGTATCAAAAGCCGAACTTGCTGTTACTCGATGAGCCGACTAACCACTTGGATTTAGAAATGCGACACGCACTTGTGATGGCCTTGCAAGGTTTTGAGGGTGCAATGGTAACGGTTTCCCACGATCGCCACATGCTGAAAAATACCGCTGACGAGTACTATTTAGTTGATAATGGAACCGTTTCTCAGTTCGGCTATGACTTAGATGCTTATTACCAATGGCTCATGAATGCCAATAAAGAGCAAGCGAAACCAAGTGGCTCAGAGGCTGAACCAAAGCAAAACTCTAATGCCAATCGTAAAGAGCAAAAGCGTCTCGAAGCCGAATTCAGAAAAACCATTCAGCCGTTGAAAAAGTCGATTGAAAAGCTCGAAAAACAGCTCGACAAACTCACTGAGCAAGCAGACGAAATTGAGCAAGCTTTGGCTGACAACAACCTATACACGGACGAGAACAAAGCAAAATTAAGTGACTTACTGGCAAAACAAGCCAAGATAACCCCTGAGCTTAATGACACAGAAGAAAACTTATTAATGGCACTGGAAGAGTTAGAAGAAAAGCAAAACCATTTCGATGAGACTGGAGAGATATGCTAA
- a CDS encoding YheU family protein, with protein MLIPYQQLPQETLDNLIEHYVLREGTDYGDTEVSTESKVAQVKAQLKSGEALIVFSELHESVNIVSKQQFQAMQAQEDYEY; from the coding sequence ATGCTCATTCCCTATCAACAACTTCCACAAGAGACGCTAGACAATCTTATTGAACACTATGTGCTGCGTGAAGGAACAGACTATGGTGATACTGAAGTCAGTACCGAGAGCAAAGTAGCACAAGTGAAAGCACAGCTAAAATCAGGAGAAGCGCTGATCGTTTTCTCGGAATTACATGAATCTGTGAATATTGTTAGCAAACAACAATTTCAAGCAATGCAAGCACAAGAAGATTACGAGTATTAA
- a CDS encoding SlyX family protein has product MNEIENRITELEAKLAFQEDTIETLNEELKAHQQRLAKMQRQIELLAEKMKEGRDPGLMPQHQEPPPPHY; this is encoded by the coding sequence ATGAATGAAATCGAAAACAGAATTACTGAGCTTGAGGCTAAGCTTGCCTTTCAAGAAGATACAATCGAAACCTTAAATGAAGAGCTAAAGGCACATCAGCAACGCTTGGCTAAAATGCAACGACAAATTGAGCTATTGGCAGAGAAAATGAAGGAAGGCCGCGACCCAGGTTTAATGCCTCAGCACCAAGAGCCACCGCCACCGCACTACTAA
- a CDS encoding dUTP diphosphatase produces MSANITKLVVMLEMQHAMNTKVHQQWFEQGFEWYRAIWVECAEMLDHYGWKWWKKQTPDTEQVILELVDIFHFGLSLRIDGETSFEQLATQLEAELAKPTTAEDFKETLELLASAAVTKREFDAHAFAGCMQQIGMSIDDLYRGYVGKNTLNFFRQDHGYKDGSYIKVWNGQEDNEHLVEVVKSLDTAHPDFKTQVYDGLKARYPA; encoded by the coding sequence ATGTCTGCAAACATCACTAAGCTTGTGGTTATGCTAGAAATGCAACATGCCATGAATACCAAAGTACACCAACAATGGTTTGAACAAGGGTTTGAATGGTACCGCGCAATTTGGGTTGAGTGTGCAGAAATGCTAGACCACTACGGTTGGAAATGGTGGAAAAAGCAAACGCCAGATACTGAGCAAGTGATTTTGGAGCTAGTGGATATTTTTCATTTTGGCTTATCTTTACGTATCGATGGCGAAACGTCATTTGAGCAACTAGCGACTCAATTAGAGGCTGAATTGGCAAAACCAACTACGGCAGAAGACTTCAAGGAAACCCTTGAATTACTTGCAAGTGCGGCTGTGACCAAACGCGAGTTTGATGCTCATGCGTTTGCGGGATGTATGCAGCAAATCGGGATGTCTATTGACGATCTATACCGTGGATATGTCGGTAAAAACACGCTTAACTTCTTCCGCCAAGACCATGGCTATAAAGATGGTTCTTACATCAAGGTATGGAATGGCCAAGAAGATAACGAGCACTTAGTCGAAGTGGTGAAAAGTCTTGATACAGCACACCCAGACTTTAAAACACAGGTGTACGACGGCTTAAAAGCTCGCTACCCAGCTTAA
- a CDS encoding dipeptidase: MKLGTALCALALAVSTAYATEYKASERAVKLAHDNILIDTHIDVPYRIQSKWDDVSQATEGGDFDYPRAVKGGLNAPFMSIYIPANLEFEGKGKSYQLANQLIDGMEALAHRAPDKFAMAYNTDDIYAQFDNGIMSIAMGMENGSPIEGEMKNLKHFYARGVRYITLAHSQSNHISDSSYDVRRKWKGLSPFGKELVVEMNKIGMLIDVSHISDDAFYQVMDISKVPVVASHSSLRKYTPGFERNMDDEMLKALAKNGGVIQINFGSSFVTAKAGAWYDKRDEAQKEAKDKDKDRTDFRAAFRAKNPFPFATLDQVLDHIDHVVKLIGIDHVGIGSDYDGVGDSLPVGLKDVSTYPNLVQGLLDRGYSDADIKKILGGNTLRVWKQAEAYANKFAK; the protein is encoded by the coding sequence ATGAAGCTCGGCACTGCTCTTTGCGCCCTAGCGCTGGCTGTTTCTACAGCTTATGCAACTGAATACAAAGCCTCTGAGCGCGCGGTTAAACTCGCTCACGATAACATCCTAATTGATACACACATCGACGTTCCATACCGCATCCAAAGTAAATGGGATGATGTTAGTCAAGCAACCGAAGGCGGTGATTTTGATTACCCTCGCGCGGTAAAAGGCGGTCTTAATGCGCCATTTATGTCTATTTATATTCCAGCTAATTTAGAATTTGAAGGTAAGGGTAAAAGCTATCAACTCGCCAACCAACTGATTGACGGTATGGAAGCCTTAGCGCATCGCGCACCAGATAAATTTGCAATGGCTTACAATACCGACGACATTTATGCACAATTTGACAATGGTATTATGTCTATCGCGATGGGTATGGAAAATGGCTCGCCCATTGAAGGTGAGATGAAAAACCTTAAACATTTTTATGCCCGTGGCGTACGCTATATCACCTTAGCACACTCGCAAAGCAACCATATTTCTGACTCTTCTTATGACGTACGCCGTAAATGGAAAGGCTTAAGCCCCTTTGGTAAAGAACTTGTGGTTGAAATGAACAAAATTGGTATGCTCATTGATGTATCACATATTTCCGATGACGCCTTTTATCAGGTAATGGACATTTCAAAAGTACCGGTCGTTGCTTCACATTCATCCCTGCGTAAATACACCCCAGGATTCGAACGCAATATGGATGACGAAATGCTAAAGGCCTTGGCAAAAAATGGCGGTGTGATCCAAATTAACTTTGGCTCGAGCTTTGTGACGGCAAAAGCTGGTGCTTGGTATGACAAGCGTGACGAAGCACAAAAAGAAGCCAAAGACAAAGACAAAGATCGCACCGACTTCAGAGCCGCGTTTAGAGCAAAAAATCCGTTCCCATTTGCCACACTTGATCAAGTGCTAGATCACATTGACCACGTCGTTAAGTTGATAGGGATAGATCATGTAGGCATTGGTTCAGATTACGATGGTGTGGGTGACTCACTACCGGTTGGCCTGAAAGACGTATCAACGTATCCAAATCTTGTGCAAGGTCTCTTGGATAGAGGCTACAGCGACGCTGATATCAAAAAGATTTTAGGTGGCAATACCCTGCGCGTGTGGAAACAAGCCGAGGCTTACGCAAATAAGTTTGCTAAATAA
- a CDS encoding methyl-accepting chemotaxis protein codes for MDLHSIRVKSSLPTAMLTIVLLFVFFGFSVLLNKVQSALEIQTENYLKAVSVVLNADRDFYQAQEAYLRLLAGEDKWADFEENAEQVKQRYQKYIQFMSLHQSEIGSFATFDADFQSWYRVTVASIEAPADKALQTESAKLFSAVRDVLDKAGELADEKSAASRAMVVSEVTQIKWGLGVGALSLLGIACWIAYRIPRQLAKQINFVSDRISEIASGDGDLTGRIEIKGNDEFAKLSLNFNHFLESLQAMVTALVKDGGELSSLSSKLSHYATQCHDLIDSLGKSSHTIVSAVHQLSHSSQEVSSVAENSLKEAEASHRYAAQGKTVLADSKQKITHLANNMEAALSSSLALQKNSENINQVLDVIRGIAEQTNLLALNAAIEAARAGEQGRGFAVVADEVRSLATRTQDSTNDIQKMLEAFSHSVEDSQKTIEDGKQYVDVAVESFVKATELLELIAQSAVKVTELSEQTAHATQQQNAVSTEISCNLTDLNDRALDGERLSGETHQISDDVLRVTSKLVDELSQFKV; via the coding sequence ATGGATTTACATAGTATTCGAGTCAAAAGTTCGTTGCCTACGGCTATGTTGACAATAGTGCTGTTATTTGTGTTTTTTGGTTTTTCAGTGTTGCTCAATAAAGTGCAATCGGCACTTGAGATCCAAACCGAAAACTATTTAAAAGCCGTGTCAGTGGTACTCAATGCAGATAGAGACTTTTATCAAGCTCAAGAAGCCTACCTAAGATTGTTAGCTGGTGAAGATAAGTGGGCGGATTTCGAAGAAAACGCCGAGCAGGTTAAACAGCGCTATCAAAAGTATATTCAGTTTATGTCACTCCACCAAAGTGAGATTGGTAGTTTTGCAACTTTTGATGCAGATTTTCAAAGTTGGTATCGTGTGACTGTAGCGAGTATTGAGGCGCCGGCAGATAAAGCACTCCAAACTGAGTCGGCTAAGTTATTTAGTGCAGTTCGGGATGTGCTTGATAAAGCAGGTGAATTAGCCGATGAAAAATCTGCTGCAAGTCGTGCGATGGTGGTTTCTGAGGTCACCCAAATAAAGTGGGGACTTGGCGTTGGTGCCTTGAGCCTACTTGGTATTGCTTGTTGGATTGCCTATCGGATCCCTCGCCAGTTAGCAAAGCAGATAAATTTTGTGTCGGATAGGATCTCTGAAATAGCCTCTGGGGACGGAGATTTAACTGGTCGCATTGAAATTAAAGGAAATGATGAGTTCGCAAAGTTGTCGCTAAACTTTAATCATTTTCTCGAAAGTTTACAGGCAATGGTCACTGCACTTGTGAAAGATGGTGGCGAGCTGTCGAGTTTGTCGTCAAAACTCAGTCATTATGCCACGCAGTGTCATGATTTAATCGACTCGCTTGGTAAGTCATCCCATACCATTGTTAGCGCGGTGCATCAACTAAGCCACTCAAGCCAAGAAGTCTCGTCGGTAGCAGAAAACTCATTGAAAGAAGCTGAAGCTTCACATCGCTACGCAGCACAAGGTAAAACGGTGTTGGCAGATTCAAAACAAAAAATCACTCATCTTGCTAATAATATGGAAGCGGCACTTTCAAGTTCGTTAGCTTTACAAAAGAACTCTGAAAACATTAACCAAGTACTCGATGTCATTCGCGGGATCGCTGAGCAAACCAATTTATTAGCACTCAACGCGGCAATCGAAGCGGCAAGGGCTGGTGAGCAAGGTCGTGGATTCGCAGTGGTAGCTGATGAGGTTAGGTCATTGGCCACTCGAACACAAGACAGCACCAATGATATTCAGAAGATGTTGGAAGCATTCTCACATAGCGTAGAAGATTCGCAAAAGACCATTGAAGATGGCAAGCAGTATGTTGATGTTGCGGTCGAAAGTTTTGTGAAGGCAACGGAGTTATTGGAGTTGATTGCGCAAAGTGCGGTAAAAGTGACTGAACTTTCCGAGCAAACAGCCCATGCAACTCAGCAGCAAAATGCTGTATCTACCGAGATTAGCTGTAATCTCACGGATTTAAATGACAGGGCATTGGATGGCGAGCGGTTGTCTGGAGAAACGCACCAAATTTCGGATGATGTGCTGCGAGTCACCAGTAAATTGGTGGATGAATTATCTCAGTTTAAAGTCTAA
- a CDS encoding WD40 repeat domain-containing protein: MVKLVNIKWTSLLFACAMLSCFTLTGCGPDTSKAVMTVEHASRGAFSAAISADGHYSLVSSIEHGAVLWDNQEQGLKFQWRHSDASDDLIHSLALANDNSTAVTATDKTFAIWSVENGQNLGYFEIESGTIRDIAISNTGRYLLYARSDNVVVHLDLESGRRIEFLGHQENINSIAMSPNGHFALSGGNDYTAYFWDTRTGQVIHRFNHPSRVTKVALDDQGRFAFTADSMKKASIWQLTSGDLKAQLQYIARQKIFSAVRFNQDATLLATGSPNRELILWQVSDGERLQTWRVQPREGSRPKSAVVFDVAFQDQDTALLTESSSGLLEKFAQVKKP; this comes from the coding sequence ATGGTCAAACTCGTCAACATTAAGTGGACAAGTCTCCTCTTTGCATGCGCGATGCTCAGTTGCTTCACCTTAACCGGCTGTGGCCCTGACACTTCAAAAGCCGTTATGACCGTAGAACATGCCAGCAGAGGCGCATTTTCTGCAGCAATCTCTGCGGATGGCCACTACAGCCTTGTTTCTTCAATAGAGCATGGGGCCGTACTTTGGGATAATCAAGAGCAAGGCCTCAAATTTCAATGGCGCCACTCCGATGCATCCGATGATCTCATTCACTCACTGGCTTTAGCTAATGACAACTCTACTGCTGTCACGGCCACTGATAAGACATTCGCCATCTGGAGTGTCGAAAACGGTCAAAACCTAGGTTATTTCGAGATCGAGTCTGGCACTATTCGAGATATCGCAATTAGCAATACGGGCCGATATTTACTCTATGCCCGCAGTGATAACGTTGTCGTTCACCTCGACTTAGAGAGTGGAAGGCGGATAGAGTTCCTTGGACATCAAGAAAATATCAATTCTATTGCCATGTCTCCCAATGGTCACTTTGCCTTAAGCGGAGGCAACGACTACACCGCTTACTTTTGGGATACTAGAACGGGGCAAGTGATCCATCGTTTTAACCACCCAAGTCGCGTGACTAAAGTTGCGTTAGATGACCAAGGAAGATTTGCCTTTACCGCCGATAGCATGAAAAAAGCGAGCATTTGGCAATTAACTTCTGGTGATCTCAAAGCACAATTACAGTATATTGCTCGCCAGAAAATTTTCAGTGCAGTGCGCTTTAATCAAGACGCTACGCTCTTGGCTACCGGCTCACCTAACCGCGAGCTTATTTTATGGCAAGTGAGTGATGGTGAACGATTGCAAACTTGGCGTGTACAACCCCGAGAAGGCAGCCGCCCCAAGTCTGCGGTTGTATTTGACGTTGCTTTTCAAGACCAAGACACTGCATTGTTAACCGAAAGTTCCAGCGGACTACTGGAAAAATTTGCGCAGGTGAAAAAGCCATGA
- the yrfG gene encoding GMP/IMP nucleotidase, which translates to MLNWSNIDTVLLDMDGTLLDLHFDNHFFLDVVPKAHAKRQGLTLEAVRADILARYDAVMGQIEWYCLDYWQEQLQLPIMELKREVQHLISIREDVPAFLEALRESGKQLILLTNAHPNSLSLKVERTQFDKYLDKLVSTHEYGVSKESQMLWQQVERDLGFDKSRTLFVDDSISVLNAAKEFGIGHLLAVANPDSRQPEREITEYLSVSDYRTLLPIID; encoded by the coding sequence ATGCTAAATTGGTCAAATATCGATACCGTTTTGTTAGATATGGATGGCACATTACTCGACCTCCATTTTGATAATCACTTTTTTCTCGACGTCGTGCCTAAGGCACATGCAAAACGTCAAGGCTTAACCCTTGAGGCTGTAAGGGCCGACATCCTCGCGCGTTATGACGCGGTAATGGGCCAGATAGAATGGTATTGCCTAGATTATTGGCAGGAGCAACTACAGCTACCCATTATGGAGCTTAAACGTGAAGTACAACACTTGATCTCAATTCGTGAGGATGTACCAGCGTTTTTAGAGGCCTTAAGAGAGAGTGGAAAACAGCTTATTTTGTTAACCAACGCTCACCCAAACAGTCTAAGTTTGAAAGTTGAGCGTACCCAATTCGATAAGTATCTCGACAAATTGGTTTCAACCCATGAATATGGCGTAAGTAAGGAAAGTCAGATGTTGTGGCAACAGGTAGAGCGTGATTTGGGCTTTGATAAGTCCCGCACTTTATTTGTGGACGATAGCATTAGCGTGTTAAATGCTGCGAAAGAGTTTGGTATTGGCCATTTGCTTGCCGTTGCTAATCCTGATAGTCGGCAACCAGAGCGAGAGATCACTGAATACCTCTCAGTCTCCGATTACCGTACCTTGCTACCTATTATAGATTAA
- the nudE gene encoding ADP compounds hydrolase NudE, translated as MSHKKHPTPPEILACDVVAKSKLFTVEALSLSFSNGEQREYERVRGGGRGAVMIVPITADNELLLVREYCAGTHDYQLGFPKGLIDPGETPVEAGNRELKEEVGFGANAFSELKVVSLAPSYFNAKMHILVASELYPEQLEGDEPEPLVVVKWPLDKLYDLLQQEDFTEARSVAALLLLKAHLNLEA; from the coding sequence ATGTCACATAAAAAGCATCCCACACCACCAGAAATTTTAGCTTGCGACGTCGTGGCTAAAAGCAAATTGTTCACGGTAGAAGCACTTTCGTTATCTTTTTCGAATGGCGAGCAACGAGAATACGAAAGAGTCCGTGGCGGTGGCCGTGGCGCAGTAATGATCGTGCCCATAACTGCTGATAATGAGCTATTATTAGTGAGAGAATACTGTGCAGGAACACATGACTATCAACTCGGCTTTCCCAAAGGGCTAATTGACCCTGGCGAAACCCCGGTGGAAGCGGGTAACCGAGAGCTAAAAGAAGAAGTGGGTTTTGGTGCAAATGCTTTCTCTGAACTCAAAGTAGTGTCACTGGCACCGAGTTACTTTAATGCCAAAATGCATATTTTGGTCGCTAGTGAACTTTACCCTGAACAGCTTGAAGGTGATGAGCCAGAGCCTCTGGTAGTAGTGAAGTGGCCGCTAGACAAACTATATGACCTGTTACAGCAAGAGGACTTTACTGAAGCAAGAAGTGTCGCGGCACTACTGTTATTAAAAGCACATTTGAATCTGGAGGCGTAA
- the cysQ gene encoding 3'(2'),5'-bisphosphate nucleotidase CysQ translates to MQSYLEPCIALAKRAGEAIMAIYQADDIGKKEKSDQTPVTAADLASNEILMAGLAEIAPDIPVMSEETPIPPLSERQSWQRYWLLDPMDGTGEFILESGDFAVNIALIENNHPVLGVIYWPSQGLTYYASKDEGAFKRSDSGESKRIFVSPRETLTLAVSRRQKLEAVSQYLNSQFDTVALGSCSLKACIIAEGKADCFLRVGPTGEWDTGASQIIVEEAGGCITDAEFNPLTYNRRETTENPDFIVMGHPDWQWQKLISPHHRTIE, encoded by the coding sequence TTGCAGTCCTATTTAGAGCCTTGCATCGCACTGGCAAAACGTGCCGGTGAAGCCATTATGGCAATCTATCAAGCTGATGATATTGGTAAAAAAGAAAAGTCTGACCAGACTCCTGTCACTGCAGCAGATTTGGCATCTAATGAGATCTTAATGGCGGGTCTTGCTGAAATAGCACCTGACATTCCGGTAATGTCTGAAGAAACACCAATTCCACCATTGAGTGAGCGACAAAGTTGGCAGCGCTACTGGTTACTCGATCCTATGGATGGCACTGGGGAGTTTATTCTTGAAAGCGGTGACTTTGCCGTCAATATTGCGCTAATCGAAAATAATCATCCTGTGTTAGGGGTCATTTATTGGCCATCTCAAGGGCTGACATATTACGCCAGCAAAGATGAAGGTGCGTTTAAACGTAGTGACTCAGGTGAAAGTAAACGTATTTTCGTCTCGCCAAGAGAAACGCTCACATTGGCTGTAAGTCGTAGACAAAAGCTTGAAGCGGTAAGTCAGTACTTGAATAGTCAGTTCGACACTGTTGCACTCGGGTCATGTTCATTAAAAGCCTGCATTATCGCAGAAGGTAAGGCGGATTGTTTTTTACGAGTAGGACCAACGGGTGAGTGGGATACAGGCGCGTCACAAATCATCGTCGAAGAAGCCGGAGGTTGTATTACCGATGCTGAGTTTAACCCGCTGACCTACAATCGACGAGAAACTACCGAAAACCCAGACTTTATTGTTATGGGGCACCCCGATTGGCAATGGCAAAAGTTGATCAGTCCACATCATCGAACGATAGAATAA